The Biomphalaria glabrata chromosome 6, xgBioGlab47.1, whole genome shotgun sequence genomic interval TATGAATTGATCAGTTGAGcgtcacatcttttttttttcaatgaccaATTTCtgtgaaagttttttttcaatgaccaATTTctgagaaagttttttttttcaatgaccaatttctgtgaattttttttttttatgagctgTTTGATTTTCAATTAGTCCATTTCCAGTTGAGAAATCCTGTCAAGCACTGCACTCGATCTtgtttaatctaaaaataaacaggAATTTAAGTGTGTTATGTCAGCCATTTGGGTTAGTGATGTTAGTAATTACTTTCTTCTTTGAAGGTTGATTTCCTTTGACTAAACACAGGCATACAATCATGTCAACAGTCATGCAAAATGGACACATTTGAGTTCAAATCATTTAGTTCTCTTTATAAAGTTTACATTCACATATTTTAgtcatgtacattttataacaaCTGTACATAAACACTTTATCACAATATACTTACAATCATCATATACATATGTCAAATATTGCAATAAAACATTAGGGATGCACATACAAGATAAACAAAGTGAAATATCTGAGTATCAACTCTCAAGTATTTATACAATACTCTAGCTCACTGTCTTCAAAGAAATGCCTTAGAAAGTAGTAGCAGACTCTTTGACACTTGGAGTTTGTGAGTGACATGACTTTCAAAATCATGACAGATGATAACCATAAAAACCAAGTGGAAGAAAATTGATGGgtcataaaaacaaaagacagaACAATCATAGGATTGCTTAAGGAAAATTGATGGTTGAAGCATACCTGATGAGACTACTGATGGAGCATTAGAGATCATTTATACAACAGAAATACTGGGAGAAAATTGGCCAaacttttgttctttttgtttttttaatattttttttttttttaaatcaacaaatGTCATATAATAAAAAACCAAATTCAATGTTCTACTAAGATGAAGATATAATCTGGTTCATTCTGTTTATACAAAATACAGTCACACAAATTGTTTCTTCATGGATAAGACACCTAATGTCCAGATGGATAAGACACCTAATGTCCAGCTGTAGGGTTTGAACTCCCTAACAAGAACTTGGTGTTTAATCACTAAAGCTAGCATCACTATCTGACTCTTCTTGATCACTTGCATCCCCATTGGTTGGGGCTCCACCTGCTGGTGCAGGGGCATCTGGGGTGctaaaagaaaagcaaaataaaatttaaaaattgtaatagcTACCTTTAATAATACTAAAAACTCCTATCAATATACTAcgatatataattataatcacTATAATATCAATGCAGCCATAAATGATCATTCAGTTAATAGTATAAAATAGGTTGTAAGTAGTTAAACATAATCTAATAAACAAAGCTCAACATCTTGACCTATTTCAGTTTGAGAGACAAGGGAGAGCAATGAATGACATAATCCTTTTGACGTTTTTTATTATGcttctagatatttttttaaatgaccaaTCAAGTTTATTGGTATcagaatataattatatatatttaccaATACCACACACAGATTTATGTATGTACCTATgaagagatctcttaaactagcAAACTGATTTGCATGAAATTTTGTACATATGTTCCTTTAACATTCTGGGTACTCAATAAGACATGGTTTCGACAGATTCCCAGCCTGAATGCATCTATTTACAAATAAAGGTGAAAGCTTTctattgaaactttttattttatttttagcatttccCCAAAAGTCTGCattctataaataaacataaaaagaaatagtaaaaaaaaaaaaaacttcctttatttttaaagcatattttctttctttttccttaaGTCAACGTATTTTTTATTTGCCCTagtcatattttatttcatttcccCTTCCttttaataaagaataaaacCTAGCTTAATAGATCCAAgtctatttcttctttttttttttttgagacaaTAGAATGATAATGATTTCACAtatgtgtagataagactatagtGAGGAGctatatatgtaaattatgtatacatatatgaCAATTATACTCTGTAGCACTGTCTTTTCTCTACATTGAAAATGGATCAAATAAATGATTACAGATAATTAAAACCATATTGATAGTTCCTTTTTTTAGAGGACACATGCCAAAATATATGGAGCGTGAGGAACAAAAAGGGGGAATTTAATTGGAACCTtcaggaaactttttttttccttttggcCTGATGgtctaaagaaatgtttgtgATATCTAATATTGTAAATTACGATTAAaggatgtgaaaaacaaacaaactataactGACCAATGTTGTTATATCTAGAATTCAAAAGCTGAAAAGTGTGGTGAGGGGTTGATCAATTGGAGgatgcttaaaaaaaatcttcatagTAATTAAAAGAGCCAAATTAAGAAGCGGAAGAAAAGTTTGAGAATGTACGTaggtttaactttttttttgttgtgggtGGAAGGGCCGCGGTTCTGCTGAAGACAGGGAATAAGTAGATGTGGCATTACAATTCACTGGCTAAAAGCATGTGTGCGTGTGTCagcaagtcaaaagtctatgtcagaaaatgttatgaagcacagggggaaaaaaacaaattggggattcagagaaagagagatagaaagagaaggcaagagagggagagagagaaggaaagagagaaagagttgttTACTTTATTGTAACATATACAATAATTCAGGGGCTATAACTATGTTGTTAAAATGTGGCCCATTGtgaagttcaaaaaaaaaaaaaagggccatAAAATATAAAGTCTGGTAACAAATTTACAAGTCAAGCCAATGTGTAATGCTAGTCAAATATATACAGTTGTTACTATAGAGAGCTGAATTATCAAGATCACAAAACATTAGATGGGGGGGTGGGGGCAATATAATTTTTTAGCTGCATCTGGTTTACTTGGCCTAACAGTTGTTGGTATCTCAAAAACATTTTAGCAAttatatagaaaatacatttaaagCTTTTACTTCTAGATTAGCTCGAATGTTAATGTATCCACAAATAAACAGGGTAcataaacattgaaaatatatgTGAAAAATAAGTCTGttcatttatctcccttttacaAATATCAACTAATGCACATTTTCTAACTTACTCTAATAAATCTGGGTTTAAACCTTCCATAGCCATTTTACCTTTCACGGCTGGAGGAGGAACTCcctaaaaaataacaaagaataacaaataaaatatcccTAAATGTCTACttaacaaatttaaagaaattgtaACATAATTTTAAGTAACATCTGATAATTTTAAGTAACACCCGATAATTTTAAGTCATGGAAAAAAATCTATATCAAATATACTGATAAACTACAGCGATGATAATAGAGTCTTAAGAACTGTACTGTTTGCTTACAAATtgcagcattttaaaaaatttcatgtATCTTGGATCTTGAGAGACTGTATTTGTAGGTTTTGTTTCTTCAGGTGGCGGAGGTGGTGGAGCATCCTAGGTTAATAAAGAGCAACTGTTAAGTCATAACTAATcactaatatataaaaaaaatctatatgaaAAATTGTACATTTGTGGTTATATAAGTGGAAGTGAAATTAAATTATGTACCGATTGGGGATTAGCAATAACGGCTGATGGAACAGGAGCAGCTGGAGTTGGTGCTGTGATCTCTGTAGAAGGCTGTGCAGCTGGAGTAGCAGAAGTTGATTGTGAAACTGTTACTGTTTCAAGTCCTGGTATTGAGGaaagctgaaaaaaaacaagctttaaaataaatattagctTATGATTATAAATATGTGTATAATAACACTAATGTATGCACACATTTTTTATCTTAAGATACTAATGTATGCCTATGTTATTAATAGGGGTGCACCGAATAGTACTCTTTGATATTCGTCTGGAGCCGAATATTGctgaatagtaaaatatgatattcGGCCTAAGctggagccggatacctacatgtcttgaaaatttctcaaaactgttaaataacatacctatattcatattatttttttctttttatatgccttattgttttaaactctgttactaaTTGATGAATTAaaacttaacagtatttataaatagatagccCTAATTAGCTAATTAGCATATAATtgatatctatgtttagatctacagttGTATAGAACcaactaccaaaaaaaaaacacaacataaatAGGCTGTGTGttcgactgattttaacaacctggtcagaaaGACGTAGTTTGCATACatatgtagtcctagtgtagtgttgagtggtcaggcaaaAAAGATAAGACACTGGCATAgtcagtcaagcatgtagataaattatacctgtacactagttacagaggtcaaatgtttcttaacattccagcatattttttctttgttagctagatctaattgtagtGCTTGTAGTGAGattgtaaactttactgtaagGTTGTACGTTATATTTTAAGTCAAtagaataaaacaataaaattagctttcttgctaaaggttttaatacaaggcaaaaaaaaaaaaaaaaaaagcacacattCACATCTTTgcttattttattgtgcaagaacgtatgtaagaaacatcttccttaataaggagtagggggtgtttagctctccctTAAAAGATAGGCCTGGTTATGTCTTTTACCCTAATATACACAAATCTGAGCCTTGTGTTCTCTGTAGCAAAGGGTCACTTGTTTTGGTGTGTGATCTTAggtccagcttactaattgagatttatatccaagtaactcggcacacaTGATGAGGTGTGGCCTCTAGTCCAGCCAAGTGATTGAGATTTTtctctaaataaacaaactcattgTCTGGTTAGCCTTATAGGGGTGTGACTTGAAGTCCAGCCCCCAAATTTAGATTTACTAcgaagtaaacaaactcagttccctcgtgtgacatCCAGGGAGTGCCTACGTCCATTGTATCTCACTTGTCTATCACCTGTCTATCactgaactcaatgtgatggacaaaacaaataaaaggggatgGGAGTTGTTCAtatctacctctggagatatacctggTTACCAGTGTAGAGGTTTGTCTTGAAGTTCAACCCCCTACTAAAgatttactaccaagtaaacaaactcagttcccccCTAAGGTGtaacctctagagagtgtcaatatgcTGAAATTAAACCTACATCCATCGTAtttgacttgtggtcacctgtttatcaataaactaaatgtgaaggactaaacaaataaaaggggatgggagttgttcatctctacctctggagatataaccgcacagctagacagacatCTGGTCAGCGTGACATAGTCAAAGAATATAACATCTTAACATGTTaacccactcaaaggtcaagaaaaatgacaaaatgtgccagccattgctgctctgtatgtaaagcgcattaaaatgtaaagcttcatttctatttacattaacacgccttgtctttataataaaagatatttggtgcatattcataaagGTCCTATTTGTTAGTAGATTATTatgttgtaatattaaaattaatacattctataacagacattaatggaacgaggtccacattatgcatattaaataggtgtactttttactattctGCCAACTACCTGGCAGTGATATTCAACCGGAGCCGAATATGGCTAAATATTCGACagaagccggagcgactatccggtgcacccctagttatTAATAACTAAACAATGACTAAATATTAAGTAATTATCATGGAGAATCAATTCAAATTCAAGCTGTGCATGCTTACCTTGGCTTCCAAGATACTAAGTGAGATTTCCAGCTGCTGAAGTCTCCCATGGAGATGTTCCAATTTTTCTTCACATACATTACCAAAACGATTTAAAAAACGTGCTGTGTGTGTTATGAAATGATTGATAAATGCAATGGTCCTTTTCTGGCTAATGGCTTCCacctaaaattttaaaaaatattgacaataatACAATCAGTTTACCTTAGTGTAATCTATGCCTTGACACTAATACAATCAATTTACCTTAGTGCAATCTATGCCTTGACACTAATACAATCAATTTACC includes:
- the LOC106050929 gene encoding WASH complex subunit 3-like codes for the protein MDNDGLPLVGPGIDYTKVEAISQKRTIAFINHFITHTARFLNRFGNVCEEKLEHLHGRLQQLEISLSILEAKLSSIPGLETVTVSQSTSATPAAQPSTEITAPTPAAPVPSAVIANPQSDAPPPPPPEETKPTNTVSQDPRYMKFFKMLQFGVPPPAVKGKMAMEGLNPDLLDTPDAPAPAGGAPTNGDASDQEESDSDASFSD